GCGCGTGGCTGACCACCTCGCACACCTGCAGGAACAGCCGCAGCCGCGCGCCCACCGACAGGTGCAGGCGCTGGCAATAGTCGGTGAGCGGCTCGCCTTCGACGTAGGCCAGCGCCAGGTAAGGGCGCCCGTCGTCGGCGATGCCGGCGTCGAGCAGCCGTGCCAGGTGCGGATGCTCCAGCCGCGCCAGGATCTCGCGTTCGCGGGTGAAGCGCTGGCGCAGCGCGGCGTCGGCATAGCCGGGGCGCAGCAGCTTCAGCGCCACCTGGCGTTGGTACAGCCCGTCCGCGCGCTGCGCCAGCCAGACCTGGCCCATGCCGCCTTCGCCAAGCAGGCGCTCCAGCGCGTATGGCCCGATCCGACTACCGGCGCGCAGGGAGTCCATGGCGGTGGCCAGCAGCGGCTCGCTGAGCAGATCCGAGCCGGCCGCGTCCAGCGCCAGCATCCGCACCAGCTCGTCGGCGGTGGCCGGATCGTGCGCGTGCAGCTGCGCCAGCCGCGCCGCGCGCGCCTCCGGGGTCAGCTCCAGTAGTTCGTCGAGCAACGGCGACAGGCGTTGCCACTGCAGCGCGTCCATGCGGTGCTCCAGTCGGGCCTAGTGATCCTGCATCGCCGCCAGCAAGAAGATGCGCGCCTTCTGCCAGTCGCGGCGGATGCTGCGTTCGGAGCGCTGCATCAAGTCGGCGATCTCCTGTTCCGACAGGCCGGCGAAATAGCGCAGCTCCACCACCTTGGCCAGGCGCTCGTCGATCGCCTGCAGCCGGTCCAGCGCCACGTCCAGCGCCAGCAGATCCTCGTCCAGGCGCACCCCGCCGCTGTCCTCGGGAATCTCGGCGACGCGCTTGAGGTCGCCGCCGCGCTTGCGGGTCAGGCGGTTGCGCGCGTAGTCGACCACCACGCTGCGCATCGCCGAGGCGGCGTAGGCGAAGAAATGCCCGCGGCCATCGAAACGGGCCATGCCGTGCGAGCCGAGCAGCTTCAGATAGGACTCGTGGACCAGCGAGGTCGCATCCAGGGTCTGGCCCTGCTGTCCGGCCAGCTGGCGCCGGGCCATGCTGTGCAGTTCCTGGTAGAGCGTGCTGAGCACGCGGTCGAGCGCCTCGCGGTCGCCGCCGCGCGCGGCATCCAGCCACACGGTGATCTCGGGTGCGGTCTCTACCACGGCGGTCTCTCCTCCGGCCGGGAGTCGCGCGGACTATAGCGCGCGGCGGCGGCCAGCGGCCGCCGTCCGTCAGCGCTGGCAGCTCCCGCACCAGACGCTGGCGCGCTGGCCGATGCTGGCGTGGCGCAGCACCCGCCCGCAACGCTTGCAGGCCTCGCCCTCGCGGCCGTAGACCGCCAGTTCCTGCTCGAAGTAACCGGGCGCGCCATCCGGGCTGATGAAATCGCGCAGGGTCGTGCCGCCGCGCTCGATGGCGTAGCCGAGGATCGCCTTGGCCGCCTCGGCCAGGCGCGCATAGCGTGCCCGCGAGACCTCCCCGGCCTCGCGCAGCGGACTGATTCCTGCCTGGAACAGGCTTTCGGCGGCATAGATGTTCCCGACCCCGACCACGATGCGTTGGTCCATCAAGAACGTCTTTACCGGCGCACTCCGGCCACGACTGCGCCGAAACAGGTAATCCCCGTCGAATTCCGGCGACAGCGGCTCCGGCCCCAACTCCTCGAGCAGCGGGTGGGTCTGCCCCGGCGCCTGCCACAGCAGGCAACCGAACCGGCGCGGATCGTTGAAGCGCAGCACGCGCCCGTCCTCCAGGCTGATGTCGACATGGTCGTGCGCCCGCGGCGGCGTGTCCCCGGGCAGCACCCGCAGGCTGCCGGACATGCCCAGGTGCAGCAGCGCACTGCCGGCCGCGGTATCCATCAACAGGTACTTGGCACGGCGGCGGATGCCGTCGATGCGCTGCCCGGGTAACTGCTGCGCCACTTCAGGCGCGATCGGCCAGCGCAGGTCCGGCCGCCGCAGGATCACGCCATGGATGCGACGCCCCAGCAGATGCGGTTCCAGGCCGCGCCGGGTGGTTTCTACTTCGGGGAGTTCGGGCATGGGGCGAACGAAGCGGATCTGGGCGATGGACTGTAGCACTGGGTTTGTTTCGCCCCACAGAGGCATCCGCGACATCCGGACATAAAAGCGCAACGGCGGTGCCCGATGCTGCGTATTTCCAAGGCGCGCTGGAAGCGCGGTTAGAAGCCGAAGCACTCGGTTGCCAGCCCCTGCACCGTCGTCTAGTATCGCTGCAGGTGATGACAAGGATTGTCGTATGCGAAACGTGTGTCTCCCGTTTTTTGCGCTGCCTCTCTTAAGGATGAGTTGGTCTTGTTCTGTTAAGGGCAGGCCGAATCGTGATTTCTATCCACATCCTGATCGGCTTGTGCCCTGCCGCCTGCGCCTACGCGGGCAGCAGGTGCTGGGAGCAGATCGATCGCACCGATTAGTCCCGACGGGCATCCAGACGGACGCTGCCATCGGCAGCGTTTGATTCCATTGGATTGATTGATTTCTTGCAAGGACTCGCAATGATCACGTCGCATCGTAACCAAAAAGAGATCGGTACCAAGCGCTTCGCGCTTTTGATGGCGATGCTCTGCCTTTTCTTGGTTTCCCCGCTCGTCTCTGCTCAAGAAAAGAAACAGCAATTTCTTGTGCGCGATGCGGAAGGAACGTCCCACGGCGTTTACGACACCCAAGCGCAGGCAGAGGCCGCGATCAAGGCGATTCCTGGACCGCAGAACATGGAGGATGCTTATCAGTACGTCGACACTATCAAGGATCAGATAGTCCGTGAAGACGGAAAGATATTGATCACCTACTGGATGGGGCGCACCGAAGCCAAGGATGAGGAGTGGACGTATAGTGCGTGGGGGCTTGCTAGATACCCGACGGAAGAGCAGGCCGTTGTTGCTCTTATCCAAGACATCAACACATCAAGTCCCAGCTGTGGTTCGGCGTCGGTCGCTCCGGCAGGAGCGTGGACAGCGTTGAGTGGCCCGTATCCAGAGTACGACATAGGTATCGAAGGTCAGAGCAGGCAATATAGCGTTCAGACTTTTTATGATGACTGCAGCGACACCGAAGAATACATCACATTCATGGACCGCACGCGACGTTCAGAGTGTCCTAAGCCCTACGCGGCATGGCACATCAGCGACCAAGCCTGCACGAACAAGGAGATCATCGCGACGATCGAAGTGTCTGCGCTGCAGTGCGAAGGAGGCAAAGATGGCGGTAATTCAGGCATGCGTGGCAACCCCTGCGACGTCAAGACCGGCGAGAAATTCCAGGCCGAGCAGGATTTCGATCTGGGCTGGGTCGCCCTGACGCGTTACTACCATTCGGGCATTGCACTGAACACTGGAGGGTTCGGGCCAGGCTGGACCTTCTCGCACAGCCTGCATCTGACGATCCAAGGCGATGCGCTGGGCCTGGTGGAGGGCAGCGGTTACGCCGTGCCGTTCCGCAAAGTGGGCTCGGACTATCGCGCGGCCAATGCCTCCGGCGAGCGCATCATCGCCAATGGCGATCAATGGGTGCTGTATCGCCAGGACGCCGTCTACACCTTCGACGCCCAGGGCAAGCTGACCTCGCGTACGGCGGAGGACGGTAGCGGGCTAGTGTACGGCTACAATGCGCGCGGCCGCTTGCAGAGCATCACCTCGCTGCAGGGCCGCTCCATCGAACTGGTGTACGCCGACGACAGCGACGACGCGCTGATCGCCGGCGTCGTCTCTGGCGGCGTACAGCTCGCCAGCTACGGCTACGATCAACAGCGCTTGGTCACCGTGACCTATGCCGATGGCAATGGCCGGACCTATCACTACGAGGACACGCGCTTTTCCCGGCACCTGACCGGCGTCACCACGGAAGACGGCCAGCGGTTCAGCACCTTCGCCTACGACGAGGCCGGCCGCGCAATCTCCAGCCAGCACGCCGGCGGCATCGACGGCGTCACCCTCACGTATTCGTCTACCGGCACCACCGTCACCGACGCGCTGGGCGACACGGCCGATTACACGATGACCAATGCCGGTGGCGCATCGCCGAAGGTCGGCGCCGTAGCCAGGAACGACGGCACGCTGCAGTACAGCTACAACGACCAGGCCAGCGACTTCCGCCGACGGCTGAGCAGCGTGATCGATCGGCGTGGAGTTGAGACCGGGCACAGCTACGTCGAGGCCACCGAGAATGGCGTTGAGGTGAACATCCACACCGTCCGCGATGCCATCGGGCAACCGCAGGAGCGCACGACGACGACGCGTACCGCCGCCGCCAGCAATCGCGTGCTGTCGGTGCAGAGCGGCGGGCGTACCCTTTTCTACACCTATAACGACCGACTGCAACCGGTGCAGGTGTCGACCAGCGGCACGACCTCCAACGAACAGCGCACGCTGACGTACAGCTACTGCGAAGCGTCCGACGTGGCCGCGACCGACAGCGCCTGTCCGATCCTGGGCCTGCTCAAGGCAGTCGATGGCGCCCGCACCGACGTCGACGACACCACCCGCTACACCTACTACCCCAGCGACGACAGCACCTGCGCCACGGCACCGGCCACCTGTGCGCACCACAAGGGTGACCTGTGGAAGATCAGCAATGCCCTTGGTCGGACCACCGAGTACTTGGCCTATGACGGCGCTGGTCGCGTGCTGTCGGTGAAGGACGCCAATGGCCTCGTCACCGACTACACCTACCACCCACGGGGCTGGCTCACCGCCAGCAAGGTGCGCGGTAGCGACGACAGCAGCGAGAGCGACGACCACATCACCCTGATCGACTACTGGCCGACCGGGCTGGTCAAGCAGGTGACCCAGCCCGATGGTGCGTTTACCCATTTCACCTACGACACGGCGCAGCGTCTGACCGATATCGTCGACAATGTCGGCAACACCCTCCACTACACCACCGACCTCGCCGGCAATCGGGTCAAGGAAGACACCAAGGACGCATCGGGCACACTCAAGCGCACGCTGTCGCGGATCTACAACCAGCTCGGCCAACTGGCCACGCAGGCCACCGCCAGCGGTGACCCCACCGACTTCGGCTACGACGCCAACGGCAACACCAAGACGGTGACCGATGCGCTCGGACACACGACCCAGAACGACTACGACCCACTCAACCGCCTGGCCCGCACGCTGCAGGACGTGGGCGGTATCGCGGCCGAGACCAAGTTAAGCTACGACGCGCTCGACAACCTGACCAAGGTCACCGATCCAAAGGGCCTGGACACCACCTATGTCTACAACGGCCTTGGCGACCTGACCACGCTGACCAGCCCGGATACCGGCACGACGACCTACACCTATGACAGCGCCGGCAACCGTGCCAGCCAGACCGATGCGCGCAACGTCACCACCACTTACAGCTACGACTCCCTGAACCGGCTGATCCAAGTCGCCTATCCGACCAGCAGCCTCAACGTCACCTATACCTACGATGTAAACCAGGCCGTGTGCGTCAGCGGCGAGACCTACGCGGTCGGCCGCCTGACCCGCATGCAGGACGGCAGCGGCACCACCGACTACTGCTACGACCGCTTCGGCGACCTGGTCCGCAAGGTGCAGACCACCAACGGCAAGGTGTTCGTACTACGCTACGCCTACACCAAGGCCGGCCAGCTGAGCCGCCTGACCTATCCCGACGGCGCAGCGGTGGACTATGTGCGCAACGCCCAGGGCCAGACCACCGAGGTGGGTGTGACTCCGGCCGGCGGCACCCGGCAGGTGCTGCTAGGCAACGCCACCTACTACCCGTTCGGCCCGGTCGCGAGCTGGTCCTACGGCAACGGCCGTCCGATGCAGCGCGTGCTGGACC
This sequence is a window from Xanthomonas sp. CFBP 8443. Protein-coding genes within it:
- a CDS encoding ECF-type sigma factor — protein: MVETAPEITVWLDAARGGDREALDRVLSTLYQELHSMARRQLAGQQGQTLDATSLVHESYLKLLGSHGMARFDGRGHFFAYAASAMRSVVVDYARNRLTRKRGGDLKRVAEIPEDSGGVRLDEDLLALDVALDRLQAIDERLAKVVELRYFAGLSEQEIADLMQRSERSIRRDWQKARIFLLAAMQDH
- the mutM gene encoding bifunctional DNA-formamidopyrimidine glycosylase/DNA-(apurinic or apyrimidinic site) lyase, whose translation is MPELPEVETTRRGLEPHLLGRRIHGVILRRPDLRWPIAPEVAQQLPGQRIDGIRRRAKYLLMDTAAGSALLHLGMSGSLRVLPGDTPPRAHDHVDISLEDGRVLRFNDPRRFGCLLWQAPGQTHPLLEELGPEPLSPEFDGDYLFRRSRGRSAPVKTFLMDQRIVVGVGNIYAAESLFQAGISPLREAGEVSRARYARLAEAAKAILGYAIERGGTTLRDFISPDGAPGYFEQELAVYGREGEACKRCGRVLRHASIGQRASVWCGSCQR
- a CDS encoding RHS repeat-associated core domain-containing protein, with the protein product MIDFLQGLAMITSHRNQKEIGTKRFALLMAMLCLFLVSPLVSAQEKKQQFLVRDAEGTSHGVYDTQAQAEAAIKAIPGPQNMEDAYQYVDTIKDQIVREDGKILITYWMGRTEAKDEEWTYSAWGLARYPTEEQAVVALIQDINTSSPSCGSASVAPAGAWTALSGPYPEYDIGIEGQSRQYSVQTFYDDCSDTEEYITFMDRTRRSECPKPYAAWHISDQACTNKEIIATIEVSALQCEGGKDGGNSGMRGNPCDVKTGEKFQAEQDFDLGWVALTRYYHSGIALNTGGFGPGWTFSHSLHLTIQGDALGLVEGSGYAVPFRKVGSDYRAANASGERIIANGDQWVLYRQDAVYTFDAQGKLTSRTAEDGSGLVYGYNARGRLQSITSLQGRSIELVYADDSDDALIAGVVSGGVQLASYGYDQQRLVTVTYADGNGRTYHYEDTRFSRHLTGVTTEDGQRFSTFAYDEAGRAISSQHAGGIDGVTLTYSSTGTTVTDALGDTADYTMTNAGGASPKVGAVARNDGTLQYSYNDQASDFRRRLSSVIDRRGVETGHSYVEATENGVEVNIHTVRDAIGQPQERTTTTRTAAASNRVLSVQSGGRTLFYTYNDRLQPVQVSTSGTTSNEQRTLTYSYCEASDVAATDSACPILGLLKAVDGARTDVDDTTRYTYYPSDDSTCATAPATCAHHKGDLWKISNALGRTTEYLAYDGAGRVLSVKDANGLVTDYTYHPRGWLTASKVRGSDDSSESDDHITLIDYWPTGLVKQVTQPDGAFTHFTYDTAQRLTDIVDNVGNTLHYTTDLAGNRVKEDTKDASGTLKRTLSRIYNQLGQLATQATASGDPTDFGYDANGNTKTVTDALGHTTQNDYDPLNRLARTLQDVGGIAAETKLSYDALDNLTKVTDPKGLDTTYVYNGLGDLTTLTSPDTGTTTYTYDSAGNRASQTDARNVTTTYSYDSLNRLIQVAYPTSSLNVTYTYDVNQAVCVSGETYAVGRLTRMQDGSGTTDYCYDRFGDLVRKVQTTNGKVFVLRYAYTKAGQLSRLTYPDGAAVDYVRNAQGQTTEVGVTPAGGTRQVLLGNATYYPFGPVASWSYGNGRPMQRVLDQDYRPLAVSDTRSDGLSTGFAFDPAGNLSALTTAGNTAPVVSLDYDALGRLTAFKDGPTGTVIDGYSYDATGNRLSAKVNTTTQSYTYPSTNHRLSAVAGTARTYDAIGNTLSIGGTAQEFVYATNGRMGQAKRAGAVVMNYQYNGRGEQVRKFLGTAGTYTLYDETGHWLGDYDSTGQALQQAIWLDDLPVGVLASNGLHYVQPDHLGTPRAVIDPVRDVAIWKWDLKGEAFGNTPPNQDPDSDGTAFVFDMRFPGQRYDAATGFNQNYFRDYNPGTGRYEQSDPIGLIGGLNTYSYAAGAPTSKVDLLGLESIGSFNNGGHKAWWERGTNIRGPDFVKVSIGYGVGSLSFARGRNGKVYMSKGIAKIYPHPISAGVTASIGWVNQCDAPPSSGMLDNLFTGPGMATFGAYAPVGGAYSYSPGAGSTTELGIGTGVSATKGKGTGGIGGEIGEIISDDGWGWVW